In one window of Chryseobacterium phocaeense DNA:
- a CDS encoding 5-(carboxyamino)imidazole ribonucleotide synthase, protein MKIGILGGGQLGRMLIQSALKYDDEFYTLDPASDAPCSTISHFTQGNFNDYETVLNFGKDKEVVTIEIEHVNADALAELEKQGVKVVPNAAIIKTIQQKILQKEFYKIHDIPSPEFQVVWNSDEKIRMPLPFVQKMNTGGYDGKGVQVIRTEEDFQDLWKEASVIENLVDIDKELSVIVARNENGETKTFPVTEMVADPKLNLLDFNICPVSLNEDIVKQIDSITQKFLNAVNSPGLFAIELFLDKEGKVWVNETAPRLHNSGHQSQEGNANSQFEQMYRVVKNLPLANTDALTFSGMLNLVGAEGHAGKVVYEGMEEVLKLPKTYIHLYGKTETKPGRKMGHINVLADSKEELMEKLVKVKGMVRVIAQ, encoded by the coding sequence ATGAAAATAGGAATTTTAGGAGGCGGACAGCTGGGAAGAATGCTGATTCAAAGCGCACTGAAATACGACGACGAATTTTATACACTGGATCCGGCTTCCGATGCGCCATGCAGCACGATCTCACATTTTACACAAGGGAACTTCAATGACTATGAAACCGTCCTGAACTTTGGAAAGGACAAAGAGGTGGTGACCATTGAAATAGAGCATGTAAATGCAGATGCCCTGGCCGAACTTGAAAAACAAGGGGTAAAAGTGGTTCCGAATGCAGCCATCATCAAAACCATCCAGCAAAAAATCCTTCAGAAAGAATTTTACAAAATACATGATATTCCAAGTCCTGAATTTCAGGTGGTATGGAACAGTGATGAAAAAATCAGAATGCCGCTGCCTTTCGTACAGAAAATGAATACCGGAGGTTATGATGGAAAAGGGGTTCAGGTGATTAGAACTGAAGAAGATTTTCAGGATTTATGGAAAGAAGCTTCTGTGATTGAAAATCTGGTTGATATAGACAAGGAACTTTCTGTAATTGTAGCCAGAAATGAGAATGGAGAAACCAAAACCTTTCCGGTAACGGAAATGGTGGCAGATCCGAAACTCAACCTCTTGGATTTTAATATCTGCCCGGTTTCTTTAAACGAAGATATCGTCAAGCAGATTGACTCCATTACCCAGAAGTTTTTAAATGCAGTAAACTCACCGGGGCTTTTCGCGATCGAACTATTCTTAGATAAAGAAGGAAAGGTCTGGGTGAATGAAACGGCTCCAAGGCTGCACAATTCCGGCCACCAAAGCCAGGAAGGAAATGCCAATTCACAGTTCGAACAGATGTACCGTGTGGTGAAAAACCTGCCGTTAGCGAATACCGATGCACTTACCTTCAGTGGAATGCTGAATCTTGTAGGCGCAGAAGGACACGCGGGAAAAGTGGTTTATGAAGGAATGGAAGAAGTACTGAAACTCCCGAAAACATACATCCACCTTTACGGAAAAACTGAAACCAAACCTGGAAGAAAAATGGGGCACATCAACGTCCTTGCCGATTCCAAAGAAGAATTAATGGAAAAACTGGTGAAAGTGAAAGGAATGGTGAGGGTGATTGCTCAATAA
- a CDS encoding DMT family transporter, with product MKDYKLIFAVLTVAIVWGTTFLAIRVAVETIPAWFVAGIRQFLAALIMFFILVSRKEFKWIGWKNLGYQVVFASLMLVVANGMTTVAEETVSSSLASLISACSPILVFLGSVAVGLQKFSFRSLAGVLLCFSGILFIFWDGIQDLANPQYRTGMIFLFCAIAGWASGTIFTKKLNIQSGNITLNLFYQFLFAGVVQVIFAFLFSENYNFGNWSLKSISAMLYLAVFGSVAAFFAFHYALTKISPVQVSILAYVNTVIAIFLGWLIMDEKISLKFILAAVMIICGVFIINYKPEMFRKHKVV from the coding sequence TTGAAAGATTATAAACTTATTTTTGCTGTTCTTACTGTGGCCATTGTATGGGGAACTACATTTCTGGCTATCCGAGTTGCTGTTGAGACTATTCCTGCATGGTTTGTAGCGGGAATCCGTCAGTTTCTGGCCGCTCTTATTATGTTTTTCATTCTTGTTTCAAGAAAAGAATTCAAATGGATCGGCTGGAAAAACCTGGGTTATCAGGTTGTTTTTGCTTCCCTGATGCTGGTGGTTGCCAACGGAATGACCACTGTAGCTGAAGAAACGGTTTCCAGCAGTCTCGCTTCACTCATCAGCGCCTGCTCTCCTATTCTCGTGTTTTTAGGAAGTGTAGCGGTAGGGTTGCAGAAATTCAGTTTCCGTTCCCTTGCAGGTGTGTTACTGTGTTTCAGTGGTATTCTTTTTATTTTCTGGGACGGTATCCAGGATCTTGCAAACCCTCAATACAGAACAGGAATGATCTTCCTCTTCTGCGCCATTGCCGGATGGGCTTCTGGGACTATCTTCACCAAAAAACTCAATATCCAAAGCGGCAATATTACGCTGAATCTTTTTTATCAGTTCTTATTTGCAGGTGTTGTTCAGGTTATTTTTGCATTTCTTTTTTCAGAAAATTATAATTTCGGAAACTGGAGCTTGAAAAGTATTTCAGCCATGCTTTATCTGGCTGTGTTTGGCTCTGTAGCTGCATTTTTCGCCTTTCATTATGCCTTAACGAAGATTTCCCCGGTACAGGTTTCTATCCTGGCTTATGTGAATACGGTAATCGCCATATTTCTGGGCTGGCTGATTATGGATGAAAAAATCTCTCTTAAGTTTATCCTTGCTGCAGTGATGATCATCTGTGGGGTTTTTATTATTAATTACAAGCCGGAAATGTTCAGGAAACATAAGGTCGTGTAA
- the ahcY gene encoding adenosylhomocysteinase: MSTTTQYVPYKVKDISLAEWGRKEITLAEAEMPGLMSIREEYGPSQPLKGARIAGCLHMTIQTAVLIETLVALGAEVTWSSCNIFSTQDHAAAAIAAAGIPVYAWKGLNEEEFDWCIEQTLFFGEDRKPLNMILDDGGDLTNMVFDKYPEFTKDIKGLSEETTTGVHRLYERMKNGTLVMPAINVNDSVTKSKFDNKYGCKESAVDAVRRATDVMLAGKRVVVCGYGDVGKGTAASFRGAGSIVTVTEIDPICALQAAMDGYEVKRLDTVVDNADIVITTTGNFNIVRGEHFLKMKDKAIVCNIGHFDNEIDMAWLNTNYGHTKSEVKPQVDIYTIEGKEVIILAEGRLVNLGCATGHPSFVMSNSFSNQTLAQIELWNNSAAYKNEVYMLPKHLDEKVAALHLKKLSVELETLSNEQAEYIGVDVKGPFKPEYYRY; the protein is encoded by the coding sequence ATGAGTACTACAACACAATACGTTCCTTACAAAGTGAAGGACATATCCCTAGCAGAATGGGGAAGAAAAGAAATTACCCTTGCTGAAGCAGAAATGCCAGGCCTGATGTCTATCCGTGAAGAATACGGACCCTCTCAACCCTTGAAAGGTGCAAGAATTGCCGGATGTCTTCACATGACGATCCAGACTGCCGTGCTTATCGAGACATTGGTAGCTCTGGGTGCTGAAGTTACCTGGTCTTCCTGTAATATCTTCTCTACGCAGGATCACGCTGCTGCTGCCATTGCTGCTGCCGGAATCCCTGTATATGCCTGGAAAGGTCTTAATGAAGAGGAATTTGACTGGTGTATTGAGCAGACTTTATTCTTCGGCGAAGACAGAAAACCATTGAACATGATCCTTGATGATGGTGGAGATTTAACGAATATGGTTTTTGATAAATACCCTGAATTCACAAAAGATATCAAAGGACTTTCTGAAGAAACCACAACCGGAGTACACAGACTGTACGAAAGAATGAAAAACGGAACGCTGGTAATGCCTGCCATCAACGTCAATGATTCTGTTACCAAATCTAAATTCGACAACAAATACGGATGTAAAGAATCTGCTGTAGATGCAGTAAGAAGAGCTACAGACGTAATGCTTGCAGGAAAAAGAGTGGTAGTGTGCGGATATGGAGACGTAGGTAAAGGAACTGCTGCTTCTTTCAGAGGAGCCGGTTCTATTGTTACCGTTACTGAAATTGATCCTATCTGTGCGCTTCAGGCTGCAATGGACGGTTATGAGGTAAAAAGATTAGATACTGTGGTAGATAACGCAGATATAGTAATCACAACTACCGGTAACTTCAATATTGTAAGAGGAGAGCATTTCCTTAAAATGAAAGATAAAGCTATCGTTTGTAACATCGGTCACTTCGATAATGAAATCGATATGGCCTGGTTAAATACCAACTATGGTCATACAAAATCTGAAGTGAAGCCTCAGGTGGATATCTATACCATTGAAGGTAAAGAAGTGATCATCCTTGCAGAAGGAAGACTGGTAAACTTAGGATGTGCAACAGGACACCCAAGTTTCGTAATGTCTAACTCGTTCTCTAACCAGACCCTTGCTCAGATCGAATTGTGGAACAACTCTGCAGCTTACAAAAATGAAGTATACATGCTTCCAAAGCACCTTGACGAGAAAGTAGCGGCTTTACACCTTAAAAAATTAAGCGTTGAATTAGAAACTCTTTCTAATGAGCAGGCTGAATATATCGGTGTAGATGTGAAAGGGCCATTCAAGCCTGAGTACTACAGATATTAA
- a CDS encoding sulfite exporter TauE/SafE family protein yields the protein MSEIIILFLGAVSAGLLGSLTGLGGGVIIIPLLTLGFGVPMHYAIGASLISVIGTSSGAAVAFVKEGFTNMRIGMFLEIGTTAGAIMGALVSGMLNPNTIGIIFASILLLTVILNLKGKPDHQEPLIKGSLEEKLKLYGTFPDKGVLKSYSARNTVSGFLMMMFAGAMSGLLGIGSGALKVLAMDNMMKLPFKVSTTTSNFMIGVTAVASALIYFQRGEIIPVIVAPVLIGVVVGSFIGSKTLMVSKTKKLKVFFAIVITILSVYMMYNGINKSFR from the coding sequence ATGTCAGAAATCATCATTCTGTTTCTCGGCGCAGTTTCAGCCGGTCTTTTAGGTTCACTTACAGGTTTGGGAGGAGGAGTTATCATAATCCCTTTATTAACGCTGGGTTTCGGTGTTCCGATGCATTATGCCATTGGGGCTTCATTAATTTCTGTGATTGGAACTTCATCCGGTGCAGCGGTAGCTTTCGTAAAAGAAGGTTTTACCAATATGCGAATCGGAATGTTCCTTGAGATTGGTACTACAGCCGGAGCTATCATGGGAGCCCTGGTCTCCGGAATGCTTAACCCGAATACCATCGGAATTATCTTTGCGAGTATTCTTCTTCTGACAGTAATTTTAAATCTTAAAGGAAAGCCTGATCATCAGGAGCCTTTAATTAAAGGAAGCCTTGAAGAAAAGCTTAAACTTTACGGGACTTTTCCTGATAAAGGAGTTCTAAAAAGTTATTCCGCCAGAAATACCGTTTCGGGATTTTTAATGATGATGTTTGCAGGAGCAATGTCCGGACTTTTAGGAATCGGTTCCGGTGCGCTTAAAGTCTTGGCAATGGATAATATGATGAAACTGCCTTTTAAGGTTTCTACTACAACCAGCAACTTTATGATCGGTGTAACGGCTGTGGCCAGCGCCCTGATCTATTTCCAGAGAGGAGAGATCATTCCTGTGATCGTAGCTCCGGTACTGATTGGCGTGGTAGTAGGAAGTTTCATAGGTTCAAAAACGCTGATGGTTTCCAAAACAAAGAAATTAAAAGTCTTCTTTGCCATTGTGATTACCATCTTGTCAGTATATATGATGTATAACGGGATCAATAAAAGCTTCAGATAA
- the purE gene encoding 5-(carboxyamino)imidazole ribonucleotide mutase produces the protein MVGIIMGSQSDLPIMEQAANFLKSLDIPYELTVVSAHRTPERMFDYAKSAKERGLKVIIAGAGGAAHLPGMVASCTTLPVIGVPILSSNSIDGWDSVLSILQMPGGIPVATVALNGALNAGILAVKILGSADEAIAENLQKYQDSLKDKVLGTVDDIKAMHPNHFDL, from the coding sequence ATGGTAGGAATTATTATGGGCAGCCAGAGCGATCTGCCGATTATGGAACAAGCTGCGAATTTTTTAAAAAGTCTTGATATTCCGTATGAACTCACGGTAGTTTCGGCGCACAGAACACCGGAAAGGATGTTTGATTATGCAAAATCAGCAAAGGAAAGGGGCCTTAAAGTGATCATTGCAGGCGCTGGAGGAGCAGCTCACCTTCCGGGGATGGTAGCCAGCTGTACCACATTGCCGGTAATCGGGGTTCCGATTTTATCCAGTAATTCTATTGATGGCTGGGATTCTGTATTGTCTATCCTTCAGATGCCGGGCGGAATTCCTGTAGCAACCGTAGCATTGAACGGAGCTTTAAATGCGGGTATTTTAGCCGTAAAGATCCTGGGAAGTGCAGATGAAGCCATTGCTGAAAATCTTCAGAAATACCAGGATTCCCTTAAAGATAAAGTATTGGGAACGGTGGATGATATCAAAGCCATGCACCCGAATCATTTTGATCTGTAA
- the gloA2 gene encoding SMU1112c/YaeR family gloxylase I-like metalloprotein: MKIHHIAIICSDYEVSKKFYTDILGLNIIREVYRAERQSYKLDLAIGEHYVIELFSFPDPPARPSRPESCGLRHLAFSVENVGAKREELMAKGLTCEEIRIDEYTGKEFFFTQDPDQLPLEFYEM; the protein is encoded by the coding sequence ATGAAGATCCACCACATTGCTATCATTTGTTCAGATTATGAAGTATCCAAAAAATTCTATACGGACATTTTAGGACTGAACATCATCCGTGAAGTTTACCGGGCAGAAAGACAGTCTTATAAGCTTGATCTGGCTATCGGAGAGCACTACGTGATTGAACTGTTTTCCTTCCCTGATCCTCCCGCAAGGCCTTCCCGCCCTGAATCCTGCGGTTTAAGGCATCTCGCATTCTCAGTTGAGAATGTTGGCGCTAAAAGAGAAGAACTGATGGCGAAAGGCCTTACCTGCGAAGAAATCCGCATCGACGAATACACCGGGAAAGAGTTTTTCTTTACCCAGGATCCGGATCAGCTTCCGCTTGAATTCTATGAAATGTAA
- a CDS encoding nuclear transport factor 2 family protein produces MNKLAVITLLCSVFCFGQQNQDIEKPIRNLFSGMKNADPELMRSAFTESAVLQSIDKDGNVKNENIQEFVASVSKFSKDDLEEKIVIEAVHTDGNLASVFTPYSFYFKGKFSHCGANSFQLVKQQNEWKIQYIIDTRRKDNCKEIK; encoded by the coding sequence ATGAATAAATTAGCTGTTATCACCTTGCTGTGCTCTGTCTTCTGTTTCGGACAGCAGAACCAGGACATCGAAAAACCCATCCGCAACCTGTTTTCGGGAATGAAAAATGCAGATCCGGAACTGATGAGGTCTGCATTTACGGAAAGTGCTGTTTTGCAAAGTATTGACAAGGACGGAAACGTGAAAAATGAAAATATCCAGGAGTTTGTAGCCTCTGTTTCCAAATTTTCAAAAGATGATCTTGAGGAAAAAATTGTCATAGAAGCCGTTCATACAGATGGAAATCTGGCGAGTGTGTTTACGCCGTATTCTTTTTATTTTAAAGGAAAATTTTCTCACTGCGGGGCGAACAGTTTCCAATTGGTTAAACAGCAGAATGAATGGAAAATCCAGTACATTATAGATACCAGAAGAAAGGACAACTGCAAAGAGATTAAATAA
- a CDS encoding DUF1543 domain-containing protein encodes MKSELKLFYIILGATPKGRNIEQHDVFFGIAENLKDLVPDMKDFWKEAEGKIHLDCYQEVKFADGYEVKIVEKTDQKSEDQLYFLNLGGYKRGFFEEFHEQHLMVGKSMGEIIKRAKATEFYETMGFEGAVSHVDDKHGVDIDDIFNVNDILPEKMKEKYTIILTRSDAENQENPMGLGYLKIDKVQ; translated from the coding sequence ATGAAAAGTGAACTGAAATTATTTTATATCATTCTCGGTGCAACGCCCAAAGGCAGGAATATCGAGCAGCATGACGTTTTTTTCGGGATAGCGGAAAACCTTAAAGATCTCGTTCCCGATATGAAGGATTTCTGGAAAGAAGCAGAAGGGAAGATCCATCTGGACTGTTACCAGGAAGTGAAATTTGCAGACGGATATGAAGTGAAGATTGTTGAAAAAACAGATCAGAAATCTGAAGACCAGCTGTACTTCCTGAATCTTGGAGGTTACAAAAGGGGTTTTTTTGAAGAATTTCATGAACAGCACCTTATGGTAGGAAAATCAATGGGAGAGATCATCAAGCGGGCAAAAGCTACGGAGTTTTATGAAACCATGGGTTTTGAAGGAGCCGTAAGCCACGTTGATGACAAACATGGCGTAGACATCGATGATATTTTTAATGTGAATGATATCCTTCCCGAAAAAATGAAAGAAAAATATACGATTATCCTGACCAGATCTGATGCAGAGAACCAGGAAAATCCAATGGGGTTGGGATACCTGAAAATTGATAAAGTACAGTAA
- the yiaA gene encoding inner membrane protein YiaA, with protein sequence MKKQKVSNAFIAASWIALGAGMVGFIVGLARAEMQLNEKGYYFTILLYGLFAVVSLQKAVRDKLENIPVTDIYYGICWFATLSSIVLLAVGLWNATILPSEKGFYAFAFLLALFGAISVQKNTRDNMAQD encoded by the coding sequence ATGAAAAAACAAAAAGTATCGAATGCTTTCATCGCGGCATCGTGGATAGCCCTGGGAGCCGGAATGGTTGGCTTTATCGTAGGTCTTGCCAGAGCGGAAATGCAGCTGAACGAAAAAGGATATTATTTTACTATTCTTTTATATGGCTTGTTTGCCGTGGTTTCTCTTCAGAAAGCGGTACGCGACAAGCTGGAAAATATTCCGGTAACGGATATTTATTATGGTATCTGCTGGTTTGCCACACTCTCATCTATCGTGCTACTGGCAGTTGGACTCTGGAATGCCACCATTCTTCCAAGTGAAAAAGGATTTTATGCATTTGCATTCCTTCTTGCCCTTTTCGGAGCGATCTCCGTTCAAAAAAATACCCGGGACAATATGGCTCAGGACTAA
- a CDS encoding DUF1634 domain-containing protein has translation MRKNFTDVDLNRSVGNLLRLGVILSVATSLIGFIKLFLEGFKMPKKYTSLDIGTSSEKVWGHFWTSLCKGEGMAIIQLGILLLIFTPLVRIIFALIGYLKEKDYVYVVISSIVLVIMAISFFTGYAH, from the coding sequence ATGAGAAAGAATTTTACAGATGTGGATCTGAACCGTTCGGTGGGAAATCTCCTGAGACTGGGCGTTATTTTGTCTGTGGCAACGTCATTGATCGGTTTTATCAAACTGTTTCTGGAAGGCTTTAAAATGCCAAAAAAATACACCAGCCTTGATATAGGAACCTCTTCTGAAAAAGTATGGGGCCATTTCTGGACCTCTTTATGTAAGGGGGAAGGCATGGCGATTATCCAGCTGGGAATTCTACTCTTGATTTTTACGCCCCTGGTAAGGATTATTTTCGCATTGATAGGGTATTTAAAAGAAAAAGACTACGTATATGTAGTCATTTCTTCGATTGTGCTTGTTATTATGGCGATCAGTTTCTTTACGGGTTACGCCCACTGA
- a CDS encoding endonuclease/exonuclease/phosphatase family protein, protein MLLVLLTILPKIQHSHWVFRVPEFGKIQITYIVVITFIIGLLIDHPQHFWYGQGLLLFLFVHHGVTLVKYTPLYPVKKHRQEHQSSQKLHFISANVYQFNKEYHRFIQLIEKYKPEVFLTMESNGDWEQAMKVLEKDYPFHHKVTLENTYGMHFYSKLEIKSSQTHYFVADDIPSIEVHLKTKDGFSFVFFGVHPPPPSPTEEETSKERDGDLLSAAKRVKDIKEPVIVVGDFNNVAWSKSSILFRKTSHLIDPRIGHSFVSTFHARYRLLRFPIDLMFHSEDIFIQELKTLENFGSDHLPVYCEFFIDHHNDEQEDQVEEATSEEKAEAEEMIQEGKEEDGERDAVVTEG, encoded by the coding sequence GTGTTACTTGTATTGCTGACCATCCTTCCAAAAATACAGCATTCACACTGGGTATTCAGGGTTCCGGAATTTGGTAAGATCCAGATCACTTATATTGTCGTTATTACTTTTATAATCGGACTTCTGATTGATCATCCCCAGCATTTCTGGTACGGACAGGGGCTGCTTCTGTTCCTGTTTGTTCATCATGGGGTCACGCTTGTAAAATACACGCCGCTTTATCCTGTAAAAAAGCACCGGCAAGAGCACCAGTCCTCTCAAAAACTGCATTTTATTTCCGCCAATGTCTATCAGTTCAATAAAGAATATCACCGGTTTATCCAACTCATTGAAAAATATAAGCCCGAGGTTTTTCTCACCATGGAAAGCAACGGCGATTGGGAACAGGCGATGAAAGTCCTGGAAAAAGATTATCCCTTCCATCATAAGGTAACTCTTGAAAACACTTATGGCATGCACTTCTATTCAAAGCTGGAGATCAAGAGTTCGCAGACCCATTACTTTGTGGCTGATGATATACCCAGTATTGAAGTTCATTTAAAGACTAAAGACGGCTTTTCATTTGTATTCTTCGGGGTGCATCCGCCGCCGCCGAGCCCTACGGAAGAAGAAACCTCAAAAGAAAGAGACGGAGACCTTCTGAGTGCGGCCAAACGCGTCAAGGATATCAAAGAACCTGTAATTGTGGTAGGAGATTTTAATAATGTCGCATGGTCAAAATCCTCCATTTTATTCAGAAAAACCAGCCATCTGATTGATCCCAGAATCGGGCATTCCTTTGTTTCAACATTCCATGCCAGATATCGTCTGCTGAGATTTCCAATAGACCTGATGTTTCATAGTGAGGATATTTTCATCCAGGAGCTTAAAACCTTGGAAAACTTTGGTTCAGATCATCTTCCGGTCTACTGTGAGTTTTTTATTGATCATCACAATGATGAACAGGAAGACCAGGTGGAAGAAGCGACTTCTGAGGAAAAAGCAGAAGCTGAGGAAATGATTCAGGAGGGAAAAGAGGAAGACGGAGAACGTGATGCAGTAGTAACAGAGGGATAA
- a CDS encoding bacteriocin-like protein, translating to MKNLKKISRETLKSVKGGITPECAQWWSSGQPYYSSQAACLQSPGYDPDNNFGCHNACGRWYVL from the coding sequence ATGAAAAACTTAAAAAAAATCTCAAGAGAAACTTTAAAATCTGTAAAAGGAGGAATCACTCCTGAATGTGCTCAATGGTGGAGCTCAGGGCAACCTTATTATTCCAGCCAGGCAGCATGTCTTCAATCTCCAGGCTATGATCCTGACAATAATTTTGGATGTCATAATGCTTGCGGACGTTGGTACGTACTATAA
- a CDS encoding cation:proton antiporter, with amino-acid sequence MILLSIHNLSFPIEDPVLKFLLVLVIILAAPLLLNKIKVPHLLGLIIAGAVIGPNGFNVLARDSSIVVTGTTGLLYIMFLAGLEIDMGDFKKNKWKSLTFGLYTFTVPLVLGYLGGYYLLHFSVLTSILFASLFSSHTLIAYPLVSKLGIAKNKAVNITVGGTMITDILALLVLAVIVGLSQGDVGTEFWVKLSVSFIIFALIVLIVFPIIGRWFFKKVDDKISQYIFVLVMIYLAALLAELAGLEAIIGAFFAGLALNRLIPHTSSLMNRVEFVGNAIFIPFFLISVGMLIDFKVFFKSWETLEVAGIMLVASIGGKYLSAVMTQKTFRLSKEEGKLIFGLSSASAAATLASVMVGYNIILSETETGEPVRLLNEHVLNGSILLILVSCTISSFISMASAQKIADSDNEDTVSGNSHEEENILLAINHEETVERMVNLGIQIKAHSNTENLFALNVINEDKNESSVKNAEKLLHQAADAASAADVNIQALKRYDNDVVNGVKNVIKEQDITDLIIGLEDEKGFSPSFVYNLYNGYLQNDEVNVLVYHAAQPLSTIKKYAVMIPENAHKEAGFFHALLRVWNIARNSGATMVFYAPENILNILQRINKKANIESEFIIMSTWQDGEKTAAGLKEDEALIVLMAKRGMKSYIPRMRMIPELLNRYLNDNNYLLIFPFSEFDQNSPEIRSVGNHDDFMEIGNVIQKIFK; translated from the coding sequence ATGATTTTACTGAGTATACATAATCTGAGTTTTCCTATTGAAGATCCGGTATTAAAATTCCTGTTGGTACTGGTCATCATCCTTGCCGCTCCCCTTCTTTTAAACAAAATAAAAGTTCCACATCTGCTGGGACTTATTATTGCCGGAGCTGTGATAGGACCCAATGGATTTAATGTACTTGCAAGGGATAGCAGTATTGTGGTGACGGGGACTACAGGTCTTCTTTACATTATGTTTCTGGCAGGTCTGGAAATTGATATGGGTGATTTTAAAAAGAACAAGTGGAAAAGCCTCACTTTTGGACTTTATACATTCACCGTTCCCCTTGTTCTGGGCTATCTTGGCGGTTACTACCTGCTTCATTTTTCAGTCCTGACTTCCATTCTTTTTGCCAGCCTTTTTTCTTCTCATACGTTGATTGCCTATCCATTGGTGAGTAAACTGGGCATTGCAAAAAACAAAGCCGTTAATATTACAGTTGGCGGAACCATGATTACCGATATCCTGGCACTATTGGTTCTGGCTGTCATTGTGGGACTTTCGCAGGGAGATGTCGGTACGGAATTCTGGGTAAAACTTTCCGTTTCCTTTATTATATTCGCCCTGATTGTTCTGATTGTATTCCCGATTATAGGGCGATGGTTTTTCAAAAAGGTAGATGATAAGATTTCTCAGTATATTTTTGTGCTTGTGATGATCTATCTGGCAGCTCTGCTTGCGGAACTGGCCGGTTTAGAAGCTATTATCGGAGCATTCTTTGCGGGTCTGGCCCTTAACAGGCTTATTCCTCATACCTCATCACTGATGAACCGGGTAGAATTTGTAGGAAACGCTATATTTATACCTTTCTTCCTGATCAGTGTGGGAATGCTGATCGATTTTAAAGTATTCTTCAAAAGCTGGGAAACACTTGAAGTGGCAGGAATTATGCTTGTGGCTTCCATTGGTGGAAAATATCTTTCTGCGGTGATGACTCAAAAAACTTTCAGACTTTCCAAAGAGGAAGGAAAACTGATTTTCGGGCTGAGTTCTGCTTCTGCGGCAGCCACACTGGCCTCGGTAATGGTAGGATACAATATCATCCTTTCCGAAACAGAAACCGGAGAACCTGTAAGATTACTGAACGAACATGTTCTGAACGGAAGTATTCTGCTGATCCTTGTTTCCTGTACTATTTCTTCGTTTATTTCAATGGCAAGTGCACAAAAGATTGCAGACAGCGATAATGAAGATACTGTTTCCGGAAACAGCCATGAAGAGGAAAATATCCTACTGGCCATCAATCATGAGGAAACTGTGGAAAGAATGGTTAATCTGGGAATCCAGATCAAAGCCCATTCGAATACAGAGAACCTTTTTGCACTGAATGTGATTAATGAGGATAAAAATGAATCCTCTGTAAAAAACGCTGAAAAACTTCTTCACCAGGCTGCTGATGCGGCTTCCGCTGCCGATGTGAACATACAGGCCCTGAAACGATATGACAATGATGTGGTCAACGGGGTGAAAAATGTGATTAAAGAACAGGACATTACAGATCTTATCATTGGGCTGGAGGATGAAAAAGGATTCTCCCCTTCTTTTGTTTACAACCTTTACAATGGCTATCTTCAGAACGATGAAGTCAACGTATTGGTCTATCATGCGGCCCAGCCCCTTTCCACGATTAAAAAATATGCCGTCATGATTCCTGAAAATGCCCACAAGGAAGCCGGATTCTTCCACGCACTCCTCAGGGTATGGAATATCGCCAGAAATTCCGGTGCCACCATGGTTTTTTATGCCCCGGAAAACATTCTGAATATTCTTCAGAGGATTAATAAAAAGGCCAATATAGAATCGGAATTTATCATCATGAGTACCTGGCAGGATGGCGAAAAAACCGCTGCGGGATTAAAGGAAGATGAAGCTTTGATCGTCTTGATGGCGAAACGCGGGATGAAATCTTATATTCCAAGAATGAGAATGATCCCGGAATTGCTGAACAGGTATTTAAATGATAATAATTACCTCCTGATTTTCCCGTTTTCAGAATTTGATCAAAACAGTCCGGAGATACGTTCTGTAGGAAATCATGATGATTTTATGGAAATCGGAAATGTAATTCAGAAGATTTTCAAGTAA